Proteins co-encoded in one Jeotgalibacillus malaysiensis genomic window:
- a CDS encoding alcohol dehydrogenase has protein sequence MNRFTIPRDVFYGEGSIEALKDLEGQKATIVIGGESIKKSGYLNKIESNLKEAGFEIQLIEGVENDPSVTTVVNGAKKMEEFQPDWIVGVGGGSPIDAAKAMWVLYENPALTFEQIKAPNPLPVLRKKARFAALSTTSGTGTDVSPFSVITDRDKDVKYPVFGYEITPDIAIVDPELTYSMPPNIVAYTGMDTITHGIEAYVSLAHNPFTDPLALQSVKMVVDNVEKSYAGDKKARGEMHYAQAIAGMAFSNGFLGIVHSLAHKSGAIFGIPHGLANALYLPYVIDFNKKADSSRFAEIARMLGLKGNTDDELTTALTKEIRRLNRSMDIPLTLEEFGIDQKEFEKNLDKMAAGAVEDPCTPANPREVTAEDLKKIYVAAFNGDKVDF, from the coding sequence ATGAATCGTTTTACAATACCTAGAGATGTATTTTATGGAGAAGGATCAATTGAAGCACTAAAAGATCTTGAAGGTCAGAAAGCTACGATCGTGATCGGTGGAGAATCGATTAAAAAATCGGGTTATCTTAATAAAATTGAATCGAATCTAAAAGAAGCCGGCTTTGAAATTCAGCTGATTGAAGGAGTAGAAAACGATCCTTCTGTTACGACCGTTGTAAACGGAGCGAAAAAAATGGAAGAATTTCAGCCGGACTGGATTGTCGGGGTAGGCGGAGGTTCTCCTATTGACGCAGCAAAAGCGATGTGGGTGCTGTATGAAAACCCGGCGCTGACATTTGAACAAATTAAAGCACCGAACCCCCTTCCTGTATTACGCAAGAAAGCACGCTTCGCCGCGCTTTCAACAACGAGCGGAACGGGTACGGATGTGTCGCCGTTCTCGGTTATCACAGACCGTGACAAAGATGTGAAATATCCAGTTTTCGGCTATGAAATCACACCGGACATCGCGATTGTCGATCCAGAGTTAACCTATTCAATGCCGCCAAACATTGTAGCGTACACTGGAATGGATACAATCACGCATGGTATTGAAGCTTACGTATCCCTTGCGCATAATCCGTTTACAGATCCATTGGCTCTGCAGTCTGTCAAAATGGTCGTGGACAACGTAGAAAAATCATACGCAGGTGACAAGAAAGCAAGAGGCGAAATGCATTATGCCCAGGCAATCGCTGGCATGGCCTTCTCAAATGGCTTCTTAGGAATAGTTCACAGCCTGGCACATAAGAGCGGTGCGATCTTCGGTATTCCCCACGGTTTAGCGAATGCACTTTACCTGCCATATGTGATTGACTTTAATAAAAAGGCAGACAGCTCCCGTTTTGCAGAAATCGCAAGAATGCTTGGACTTAAAGGAAATACAGATGATGAGCTAACCACTGCCCTAACTAAAGAAATTCGCCGCTTGAACCGTTCAATGGATATTCCATTAACGCTTGAAGAATTCGGCATTGATCAAAAAGAATTCGAAAAAAATCTGGATAAAATGGCAGCAGGGGCCGTTGAAGACCCTTGTACACCAGCTAATCCACGTGAAGTAACAGCAGAAGATCTGAAAAAGATTTATGTTGCTGCCTTTAACGGTGATAAAGTTGATTTCTAA
- a CDS encoding 3-hexulose-6-phosphate synthase, giving the protein MKLQLALDLVNIPQAIELVKEVEEHVDVVEIGTPVVINEGLKAVKEMKAAFPNLTVLADLKIMDAAGYEVSQASAAGADIITILGAAEDASIKGAVEEAKKQGKQILVDMIAVKDIATRAKELDELGADYICVHTGYDLQAQGQNSFKDLETIKSVVKNAKTAIAGGIKLETLPEVIKAQPDLVIVGGGITGQEDKNAAAAKMQELIKQG; this is encoded by the coding sequence ATGAAATTACAACTGGCATTAGACCTTGTAAATATTCCACAGGCAATTGAATTGGTTAAAGAAGTAGAAGAGCATGTTGATGTAGTAGAAATTGGTACTCCTGTTGTGATCAATGAAGGACTGAAAGCAGTTAAAGAAATGAAAGCTGCATTCCCTAACCTGACAGTATTAGCTGACCTTAAAATTATGGATGCTGCTGGATACGAAGTAAGCCAGGCATCTGCTGCCGGAGCTGACATCATCACAATTCTTGGTGCTGCTGAAGATGCATCTATCAAAGGTGCTGTTGAAGAAGCGAAAAAACAAGGCAAACAAATCCTTGTTGACATGATCGCTGTAAAAGACATTGCAACTCGCGCTAAAGAACTTGATGAGCTTGGCGCAGACTACATCTGCGTTCACACTGGTTACGACCTTCAAGCCCAGGGCCAAAACTCTTTCAAAGACCTTGAAACGATTAAGAGCGTTGTTAAAAATGCAAAAACTGCGATTGCAGGCGGAATTAAATTAGAAACTCTCCCGGAAGTAATCAAAGCCCAACCAGATCTTGTCATTGTTGGTGGCGGTATTACTGGACAGGAAGATAAAAATGCTGCAGCTGCAAAAATGCAAGAACTAATCAAACAGGGTTAA
- a CDS encoding monoacylglycerol lipase, which translates to MKEAYPVITGADAFLYEGSKVGILLCHGFLGTPQSVEYIGKVFAKQGYTVSAPRLAGHGTHYKDLAHCSFSDWYLSLEKAYLDLKERCERIYVIGQSMGGTLTLDLASHYKDIDGILLINPAIHVPAMSPYQNIPSTKYINESKPDIKNPDVKEITYPKVPAFAYQQLLAYMDVVKKNLSLVKNPILCFQSTIDHVVPPENTDFILQRVQSDIKLKHVLDNSYHVASMDYDNEKIIRKSLQFIQSLSTSNRLNKVNQ; encoded by the coding sequence ATGAAAGAAGCGTATCCAGTCATTACTGGCGCAGATGCATTTCTGTATGAAGGCAGCAAGGTCGGCATCCTGCTTTGTCATGGCTTTTTAGGAACACCCCAAAGCGTAGAATATATTGGCAAAGTATTTGCCAAGCAGGGATACACGGTTTCAGCACCAAGACTCGCAGGACATGGCACTCACTATAAAGATCTTGCACACTGCTCATTTTCCGATTGGTATCTCAGTCTTGAAAAAGCTTATTTAGATCTAAAAGAACGCTGCGAGAGAATTTACGTGATCGGCCAATCTATGGGTGGAACATTGACCTTAGACCTTGCAAGTCATTATAAAGACATTGATGGAATTTTATTAATCAACCCAGCCATCCATGTTCCGGCGATGTCTCCTTATCAGAACATCCCATCCACCAAATATATAAATGAAAGCAAACCGGATATTAAAAATCCCGATGTAAAAGAAATCACTTATCCAAAAGTCCCTGCATTCGCCTATCAGCAACTGTTAGCATACATGGATGTTGTTAAAAAAAATCTGTCATTAGTTAAAAATCCAATCTTATGCTTTCAGTCCACAATCGATCATGTCGTACCGCCTGAAAACACAGATTTCATTCTTCAGCGTGTTCAGTCAGACATTAAATTAAAGCATGTATTAGACAACTCCTACCACGTTGCATCCATGGATTATGATAACGAAAAAATAATCAGGAAATCTCTGCAATTTATCCAATCTCTATCTACCTCGAATCGCTTAAATAAGGTCAACCAGTAA
- a CDS encoding oxidoreductase, with amino-acid sequence MKYTVITGASSGIGYEAALAFASRDKNLILVARRETELNNLKEKIQSMNADLDVIIRPTDLSESEQVHALYESLREYDIETFVNNAGFGNSSAVAEQDVTKTEKMLRVNVEALTTLSTLYAHDYADRDGAQLINVSSDLGYRIVPNAVTYAATKFYVSAFTEGLAQELQDNGAALKVKILAPSMTETEFVKTAREIDEFSYSENVQKFHTAKEMAGFILKLYDSEKVLGKVNSESYEFELMDPVFQYTSRKQDD; translated from the coding sequence ATGAAGTATACAGTGATCACAGGCGCAAGCTCAGGAATCGGCTACGAAGCTGCACTCGCTTTCGCATCTCGCGACAAAAACCTGATTCTTGTGGCAAGACGGGAAACCGAACTCAACAACCTGAAAGAGAAAATCCAAAGCATGAACGCTGATCTCGACGTCATCATTAGACCAACAGACCTTTCTGAAAGTGAACAGGTTCATGCGTTATACGAGAGTCTTAGAGAATACGACATTGAAACCTTCGTGAACAACGCCGGCTTCGGAAACAGCTCGGCAGTTGCTGAACAGGACGTAACGAAAACTGAAAAGATGCTCCGTGTAAACGTTGAAGCACTCACCACCCTTTCCACACTATACGCACATGATTATGCTGATCGTGATGGCGCGCAGCTCATCAACGTTTCATCTGACTTAGGCTACAGAATCGTACCAAACGCAGTTACATACGCTGCAACCAAATTTTACGTGAGCGCATTTACAGAAGGACTTGCCCAGGAGCTGCAGGATAACGGAGCTGCCCTGAAAGTGAAAATCCTGGCGCCTTCTATGACAGAAACAGAATTCGTGAAAACTGCACGGGAGATTGATGAGTTCAGTTACAGTGAGAACGTGCAGAAATTCCATACTGCGAAAGAGATGGCTGGGTTTATTCTGAAGCTTTATGATAGTGAGAAGGTTCTTGGGAAGGTGAATAGTGAGAGCTATGAGTTTGAGTTGATGGATCCGGTTTTTCAGTATACTTCGCGGAAGCAGGATGATTGA
- a CDS encoding glucose-6-phosphate isomerase, with protein sequence MKKPRIEVTIQEDPENIDGLNFLAGKTMNEVNNKAFQGTLLAHIDGEVPNLVIEFDEMNEFTYGEMVYFFEKACAISGHLLGVNPFDQPGVEAYKKNMFALFGKPGFEAEKAVLTERLSKS encoded by the coding sequence GTGAAGAAGCCCCGCATTGAAGTAACGATACAAGAGGATCCGGAAAACATTGACGGATTAAACTTTTTAGCTGGTAAAACAATGAATGAAGTGAATAACAAAGCATTTCAGGGAACATTACTGGCCCATATTGATGGCGAAGTGCCAAACCTTGTCATTGAATTTGATGAAATGAATGAATTCACATACGGAGAAATGGTCTACTTTTTCGAAAAGGCTTGTGCCATAAGCGGACATTTGCTCGGTGTAAATCCATTTGATCAGCCTGGAGTAGAGGCATACAAGAAAAATATGTTTGCACTGTTTGGGAAACCTGGATTTGAAGCTGAAAAAGCAGTATTAACGGAGCGGCTGTCTAAATCATAA